TTTTGTTGTTCCTCCAGAAAACGGCCGAGACTGGTGGTGGCAATTTCCAATTCTCGCTGCAAATCCGTATAACGACGGGCTAAAACCGCCAGATTTTTGACCGAGGCTTTCTGCTGTTCCAGGGCCCGGGCAAGGGATTTTACCTTAATTTCTAGGGTTTGGCGAGTGTTAGCGGCTTCCACCAATTGTTGGGTTAATTCTACCCGCAAAGCGCTTCGTGATACCAAAGCCGGGGAATTACCCACTGTCTGGGGCAGTTTTTCCCCTAGGGTTCTCTGGGCCTCTTTTTGCAGTAGGGGCAGTAAATTAGCCCGTTTTTCCTCTAGGGTGGCGATTATCGGGCTATCCTTGGCAAAAACTGCCGATTGTTTGGCCAATTCCACTTCTACTTCCTGTAGCTGCTTGAGCAAATCTTGATAACCGGGAGATTCACTGAGATAAGTGGCGATAATTGCTTGATCGGGGGCTAATCCCACCTGTTGCTGTAAAGCTTGATAGCGAGAGTTAATTTCGTTAAGGGCGACCTGGGCTGCCCGATAATCTTGTTCGGTAGCGGTTAACTGTTGTGATAAACGAGTCGCTTCTTTATCAGGATCGAGGAAATTGTATTGCTGCCGGAATTGCTGCATTTGTTTTTGTAGAGTATTAACTCGTTCCCGCAGCACGGGCAATTGAGCGTTAACAAAATCTAACCCTTGATTAATTTCGGTCTTGCGTTCCTGAGAACTATAGTTTAGGTAATGACGGGCTAAATTATCTAAAACCAGCTTGATTTTTTCCGGTTCCTCATCCTGATAGGAAATTTCTAAAACTTTCGTCTCTTTTAATTGACTAATTTTGAGATCAGATTTGCCAGTTTTACTAATTAAATCACTGTAGGTAAAATCGGGATATTTAGGCGTTATTTTACTAAGGATGGGATTAAGGAGTTGAGGACTTTTCAAGACTTCAATTTGGGTATCATAATCGATGTTCTCTCCACCCAACTGAGGTAGGATATCTTGGGCTGCCAACCTGAGAGAACTTTGATTTTCCTCAATGGGTTGACCGATGAGCAGCAGGAATTTACCTTGATAGATAGGGGTTTTTAAGAAAGTCCAAGCAGCGATCGCACCTGTGAGTCCTAGGGTGATGCCAGCGATTAACCACCAGCGATGTTTGACGACAGAAAGGACTTGACGCAGGTTGAGTTCCTCTTCTTCCTGTGTCACGGAGGGAATAAAAGCGGTTTGAGCAAAAACTGGCAGATTTCCTTGGCTGTGGGTTTTCAATGCCCCGTTTTGTTGGTTGTTCATCGCCTCGTTTTGTTGGTTGTTCATCATTAATCAAATAGTCAAGGGATAACTTTATTAAAAAATTTTGCGGTAGCAATCTGGCTCGATTAGTCACCGCTCAATCATAACATTGTGCTACGATGATAACTCTAGTTTTTCCAGAACTGCTAATTTTTGTGATGCTTTGTCTTATGGTCAAGCTTGCTGATAATCCTCCCCACAGATCGGAACATCCATAGGTAGGTATCGGTGGTATAG
This Microcystis wesenbergii NRERC-220 DNA region includes the following protein-coding sequences:
- a CDS encoding GumC family protein; this translates as MNNQQNGALKTHSQGNLPVFAQTAFIPSVTQEEEELNLRQVLSVVKHRWWLIAGITLGLTGAIAAWTFLKTPIYQGKFLLLIGQPIEENQSSLRLAAQDILPQLGGENIDYDTQIEVLKSPQLLNPILSKITPKYPDFTYSDLISKTGKSDLKISQLKETKVLEISYQDEEPEKIKLVLDNLARHYLNYSSQERKTEINQGLDFVNAQLPVLRERVNTLQKQMQQFRQQYNFLDPDKEATRLSQQLTATEQDYRAAQVALNEINSRYQALQQQVGLAPDQAIIATYLSESPGYQDLLKQLQEVEVELAKQSAVFAKDSPIIATLEEKRANLLPLLQKEAQRTLGEKLPQTVGNSPALVSRSALRVELTQQLVEAANTRQTLEIKVKSLARALEQQKASVKNLAVLARRYTDLQRELEIATTSLGRFLEEQQKLQLKVAQQVVPWQLIAPPEVEEDFVSPKPVRNLALGVIGGLLLGLGAAFLAERLDPVHHSADELKEDTKLPLLGAIPWQKDLGTIEKVITAALPQLTVGGRKITIPNTTGKSAHENPSYYNFSPFSEAFRTLNTNIRLLGSDSPLKSLVISSVSPGDGKTTISMNIAKAAASMGQRVLLVDADLRRPQIHLRLNLDNDHGLSNVIAEGLDWNEAIQSLPRYENLSILTAGPIPPDPTRLLSSQRMQEMISQLQQDHAFDLIIYDLPPIAAFADAKILAAMATGLILVTKLGKTDRFALKNLLEDLRLSHISVLGLLANNVSRKDHNYRYYGHYYGKR